From a single Fusobacterium pseudoperiodonticum genomic region:
- a CDS encoding LemA family protein: MVVLGIVLAVVVVLALLAISYKNKFVVLDNRVKNAWSQIDVQMQNRFSLVPNLVETVKGYAKHEKETFEGIANAKAKYMSANTAAEKMEANNQLSGFLGRLFAISEAYPELKANTGFENLQGQLVEVENKIRFARQFYNDTVTEYNQAIQMFPGSLFAGFFNYHNAELFKANDMAREEVQVKF, translated from the coding sequence ATGGTAGTATTAGGAATAGTATTGGCAGTAGTTGTAGTTTTAGCTTTATTAGCTATAAGCTATAAAAACAAGTTTGTTGTTTTGGATAATAGAGTGAAAAATGCTTGGAGTCAAATTGATGTACAAATGCAAAATAGATTCAGTCTTGTTCCAAATTTAGTTGAAACAGTTAAAGGTTATGCTAAACATGAAAAGGAAACTTTTGAAGGAATAGCAAATGCAAAGGCAAAGTATATGTCTGCAAATACAGCAGCTGAAAAAATGGAAGCAAATAACCAATTAAGTGGATTTTTAGGAAGACTTTTTGCTATATCAGAAGCATATCCTGAATTAAAGGCAAATACAGGTTTTGAAAATTTACAAGGACAACTAGTGGAAGTTGAAAATAAAATTAGATTTGCTAGACAATTTTATAATGATACAGTGACTGAGTATAATCAAGCTATACAAATGTTCCCTGGAAGTTTATTTGCAGGATTCTTTAACTATCACAATGCAGAATTATTTAAAGCAAATGATATGGCAAGAGAAGAAGTACAAGTTAAATTTTAA